The Anolis carolinensis isolate JA03-04 chromosome 2, rAnoCar3.1.pri, whole genome shotgun sequence genome has a window encoding:
- the psmb9 gene encoding proteasome subunit beta type-9: MDRNGLPKISLGTTIMAVEFDGGVVVGSDSRVSAGEAVVNRVFNKLEPLHDRIYCALSGSAADAQAIADTVNYQLELHSLNMDEPPLVLAAATLVKNISYKYKEELSAHLMVAGWDPRRGGQVYGTLGGMLTRQPFAIGGSGSTYIYGYVDSAYKPGMDQVECRQFTKNAIALAMVRDGSSGGVIYLVTITKDGAKEEVVVGDKIPQFYDE; encoded by the exons ACAACCATAATGGCTGTGGAGTTTGACGGAGGCGTTGTGGTGGGCTCCGACTCCCGAGTCTCTGCAGG GGAGGCCGTGGTGAATCGGGTCTTCAACAAGCTAGAGCCCCTCCATGACCGGATTTACTGCGCGCTCTCGGGGTCAGCGGCTGATGCCCAAGCTATTGCAGACACAGTAAACTACCAATTGGAGCTCCACAG CTTGAACATGGACGAGCCTCCGTTGGTCCTGGCTGCAGCCACGTTGGTGAAAAATATCAGCTACAAGTACAAGGAGGAGCTCTCGGCTCACCTGATGGTAGCTGGATGGGACCCTAGGAGAGGGGGGCAG GTCTACGGGACACTTGGAGGGATGCTCACCCGGCAGCCCTTTGCCATTGGGGGATCAGGGAGCACCTATATTTATGGTTATGTCGACTCTGCCTACAAACCCGGGATGGACCAGGTGGAATGCCGGCAGTTCACCAAAAATG CCATTGCCTTGGCCATGGTTCGGGATGGGTCCAGCGGGGGAGTCATTtaccttgtcaccatcaccaaaGACGGCGCCAAGGAGGAAGTAGTTGTGGGGGACAAGATCCCCCAATTCTATGATGAATGA